A region of Paenibacillus sp. JNUCC-31 DNA encodes the following proteins:
- a CDS encoding pentapeptide repeat-containing protein, whose protein sequence is MNKAEAIVHLQQEILEPVLQDHLSSLRVYIMEHQNALIQSFVESMRQLCLKAELAQHELGKEPISILHCSMLRTSILDGSYTCLLEAYSDQWYWDEVECLHTYDATWAFQSLTPLKELLHIEMRRYGGVLNASDAERMMLQSAGRFNAYVTAIARLAVPHMLNLKEMERLHCGEQFQIRVGEYKDWSEPVYVRDYRYRDIQNIRKKLTLAEGMECAYADYTSLSLTEGLFDHVDIRYSDFSLADLSKSDLRGAVLIGTRWEQSDLSGADLRGALLVDAMFRECSLLGANLSDVSDGASMEFQESVLGLQGICFAGANLEGANLKGAQLFHADFQGARLSQAQIWLHDREQYRHVLSEEQIESIRWVVSHEKEEEL, encoded by the coding sequence ATGAACAAAGCGGAAGCGATCGTACATTTGCAGCAGGAAATATTGGAACCCGTACTTCAGGATCATCTCTCAAGCCTCCGGGTGTACATTATGGAACATCAAAACGCGTTAATCCAATCTTTCGTAGAGTCTATGCGGCAACTCTGTTTAAAAGCAGAGTTGGCACAACATGAACTCGGGAAAGAACCAATCTCAATTCTTCATTGTTCCATGTTGAGAACATCTATATTGGATGGGAGTTACACCTGCTTATTGGAGGCGTACTCCGATCAATGGTATTGGGATGAGGTAGAGTGTCTCCATACATATGATGCGACGTGGGCATTCCAGTCGTTAACTCCGTTAAAAGAGCTTCTTCATATCGAAATGAGACGTTATGGAGGTGTACTTAATGCTTCTGATGCGGAACGGATGATGTTGCAGTCTGCGGGTCGTTTCAATGCCTATGTCACTGCGATTGCACGTTTGGCTGTTCCTCATATGTTGAACTTGAAAGAGATGGAACGCCTGCACTGTGGGGAACAGTTTCAGATCAGGGTAGGTGAATACAAGGACTGGAGTGAGCCTGTGTATGTCAGGGACTATCGGTATAGGGATATTCAGAACATTCGCAAGAAATTGACCTTAGCAGAAGGGATGGAATGTGCCTATGCAGACTATACGTCACTATCCTTGACAGAGGGACTATTTGATCACGTTGATATCAGGTATTCCGATTTCAGTCTTGCTGATCTGAGCAAGAGCGACTTAAGAGGTGCTGTATTGATTGGGACCAGATGGGAACAAAGCGACCTGAGTGGAGCTGACCTCAGAGGGGCGCTACTGGTGGATGCTATGTTCCGGGAATGCAGTCTGCTTGGAGCCAACCTGTCTGATGTCAGTGATGGAGCAAGTATGGAATTCCAGGAAAGTGTTCTTGGTCTTCAGGGAATCTGTTTTGCCGGAGCCAATCTGGAAGGCGCCAATCTTAAGGGAGCGCAATTATTCCATGCTGATTTCCAGGGGGCTAGGCTGAGTCAGGCACAGATATGGCTTCATGACCGTGAACAGTATAGGCATGTTTTGAGTGAAGAGCAGATTGAATCGATACGCTGGGTTGTCTCCCATGAGAAAGAGGAGGAGTTATGA
- a CDS encoding imm11 family protein, with protein MIPRFYELTEDHRILNPFRPPALQTSFDELPISSVLMIERRLNEEPTDWISRPSYFVSDRMKRLMEMVDEAMLFKSVTFIDQGSGEQLSYWACHIPAVLALSDHSLFYPNGSIQQLVLQGEAVKDQRIFTLEGVRGSGVIVRFDVAESMLRRGLSGFVLRKVDLE; from the coding sequence ATGATCCCGCGATTTTATGAACTGACCGAGGATCATCGGATATTGAATCCGTTTAGGCCTCCTGCACTACAAACCAGTTTTGATGAGTTGCCCATTTCATCCGTCTTGATGATTGAACGCAGACTGAATGAAGAGCCAACGGATTGGATAAGTAGGCCTTCATATTTTGTCAGTGACCGCATGAAGCGGCTGATGGAAATGGTCGATGAAGCAATGTTGTTCAAATCGGTCACCTTCATCGATCAAGGTAGCGGGGAACAGTTGAGCTACTGGGCGTGTCATATCCCTGCTGTGCTGGCTTTGTCTGACCATAGCCTGTTTTATCCGAATGGTTCAATACAGCAGCTTGTATTGCAGGGTGAGGCGGTTAAAGATCAACGCATATTTACATTGGAGGGTGTAAGAGGGAGTGGTGTAATCGTACGTTTTGATGTAGCAGAGAGCATGCTTCGCAGAGGGTTAAGTGGCTTTGTTTTGCGAAAGGTGGATCTGGAATGA
- a CDS encoding DUF4280 domain-containing protein, translating to MLLPMLFKALMSGGFGGEFTYVVRGAEISCSQGSDPGVLNLPLSHGIYIKEQPVLNVADVIPLANVGRCGFCKMDGALCEPDTFFNKWSQGKEDVLVEGEAALLSRSELICRKGGIIKIEVDGQL from the coding sequence ATGCTGCTACCCATGCTGTTCAAAGCTTTGATGTCAGGAGGTTTCGGTGGTGAATTCACCTATGTGGTCAGAGGTGCCGAGATTTCCTGTAGTCAGGGGTCAGATCCGGGTGTACTGAACCTGCCTCTTTCCCACGGCATCTATATCAAGGAACAGCCTGTATTAAACGTTGCTGACGTGATTCCACTAGCTAACGTTGGACGATGCGGGTTTTGCAAAATGGACGGAGCATTGTGTGAACCAGATACGTTCTTCAACAAATGGAGCCAAGGCAAGGAGGACGTGCTGGTGGAAGGTGAGGCTGCTCTGCTCAGTCGATCTGAACTGATATGCCGAAAAGGCGGGATTATCAAGATTGAGGTCGATGGACAGTTGTAA